A region of Crenobacter cavernae DNA encodes the following proteins:
- a CDS encoding cation-transporting P-type ATPase, translated as MRDWHAMDTAQVLEEWDVDASRGLDEAEAAARLKKYGINRPSVRQGRNPLVRFLSQIVQPLVLVLVGAGCVTAVLGEWVDTGVIFGVVLLNAAFGFIQEGKAEAALAALARAVSSEASVIRDGTRRQLDAAELVPGDIVLLSAGDKVPADLRLLGGKVLRTAEAALTGESVPVDKRADPLPADTLLADRHNMAYAGTLAVAGQGTGVVVATGDGTEVGRISRLIAQRLDLTTPLTRKMGVFAQYLLVAILMLAGLTFAVGVWRGESAFDMFMAAVALAVGAIPEGLPAAMTVTLATGVARMARRRAIIRKLPAVEILGSTTVICSDKTGTLTENEMTVREIWAGKETFTVTGHGYGPAGRIEQGGLAVTPAGALSETLQAGVLCNDARLVHEGQHWTVAGDPTEGAILTLARKGKLDEATLKSVFPRLDELPFDSVRQYMATLHEIGGLPIVYAKGAVEKLLPACWAMLDAQGNEIALDPGAIEAAANRMAKEGLRVLALVRSEIALDQRLEHLRMDAGLVFLGLIGMMDPPRPRAIASVRACHAAGVRVKMITGDHPGTAIAIARQLGIAGENAQALTGRDLARLDEEALRKAVAEVNVFARVEPEQKLRLVKALQDGGEVVAMTGDGVNDAPALKQADIGIAMGGGGTEVAKEAAAMVLTDDNFATIEAAVEEGRGIYDNIVKFITWTIPTNAGEGLVILAAILTGTTLPITPLQILWINMTTAILLGMMLAFEPAERGIMQRPPRSPAAPILDRVLVQRILLVSVLLLAGAFGLFELSLLQGHSLAEARTVAVNVFVLVQTGYLFNCRSLKEPMWSVAPFSNPSIWIGSGAMIVLQIAFTYVPAFNRIFHTAPIGFTAWLPIVAFAVACLAIIEAEKKWCAR; from the coding sequence ATGCGCGACTGGCATGCAATGGACACCGCCCAGGTGCTGGAAGAATGGGATGTCGACGCCTCCCGCGGTCTGGACGAGGCCGAAGCGGCGGCAAGACTGAAAAAGTACGGGATCAACCGGCCTAGTGTCAGGCAGGGGCGCAACCCGCTCGTCCGGTTCCTGTCGCAGATCGTGCAACCGCTCGTCCTGGTATTGGTCGGCGCAGGCTGCGTGACGGCGGTCCTCGGCGAGTGGGTCGATACCGGCGTGATATTCGGCGTCGTTCTGCTCAATGCGGCGTTTGGCTTCATCCAGGAAGGCAAGGCAGAAGCGGCGCTGGCAGCGCTCGCCCGGGCGGTGTCGTCGGAGGCGTCGGTCATCCGGGACGGAACGAGACGGCAGCTCGACGCCGCGGAACTGGTGCCGGGAGACATCGTCCTCTTGTCCGCCGGCGACAAGGTCCCCGCCGACCTGCGCCTGCTCGGGGGCAAAGTGTTGCGCACCGCCGAGGCGGCGCTAACGGGCGAGTCCGTCCCGGTGGACAAGCGCGCCGACCCTCTGCCGGCAGATACCTTGCTCGCCGACCGGCACAACATGGCGTACGCCGGCACGCTGGCCGTCGCCGGCCAGGGGACGGGGGTGGTCGTCGCGACCGGCGACGGCACCGAGGTCGGCAGGATCTCGCGGCTGATCGCCCAGAGGCTGGACCTGACGACGCCGCTGACGCGCAAGATGGGGGTGTTCGCGCAGTACCTCCTGGTGGCGATCCTGATGCTGGCCGGCCTGACCTTCGCCGTCGGCGTCTGGCGCGGGGAATCCGCGTTCGACATGTTCATGGCGGCGGTGGCGCTCGCCGTCGGCGCGATCCCCGAGGGCCTGCCGGCGGCGATGACGGTGACGCTCGCGACCGGCGTCGCCCGGATGGCCAGGCGGCGCGCGATCATCCGCAAGCTACCCGCGGTCGAGATCCTCGGCAGCACGACCGTGATCTGCTCGGACAAGACCGGGACGCTGACGGAAAACGAAATGACGGTGCGCGAGATCTGGGCCGGCAAGGAGACGTTCACCGTCACCGGCCACGGCTACGGACCGGCCGGGCGGATCGAGCAAGGGGGCCTCGCGGTGACGCCCGCGGGCGCCTTGAGTGAAACCCTGCAGGCCGGCGTGCTTTGTAACGACGCGAGGTTGGTGCACGAAGGCCAGCACTGGACGGTCGCAGGCGATCCGACCGAAGGGGCGATCCTGACGCTCGCGCGCAAGGGGAAATTGGATGAAGCGACGCTAAAGTCCGTCTTTCCGCGCCTCGACGAGTTGCCCTTCGATTCCGTACGGCAATACATGGCGACGCTGCATGAAATCGGCGGACTCCCTATTGTCTATGCGAAGGGGGCCGTCGAGAAGTTGCTGCCGGCCTGCTGGGCCATGCTCGACGCTCAAGGAAACGAGATAGCGCTCGATCCGGGCGCGATCGAGGCGGCGGCGAACCGGATGGCGAAAGAGGGGCTGCGCGTGCTCGCGCTGGTGCGCTCCGAAATCGCGCTGGATCAGCGGCTCGAACACCTCCGGATGGACGCCGGCCTCGTCTTCCTCGGCCTGATCGGGATGATGGACCCGCCGCGCCCGAGGGCGATCGCCTCGGTCCGCGCCTGCCACGCGGCGGGGGTCCGCGTGAAGATGATCACCGGCGACCATCCCGGCACGGCGATCGCGATCGCCCGGCAGCTCGGCATCGCGGGTGAAAACGCTCAGGCGCTGACCGGGAGGGATCTCGCCCGGCTCGACGAAGAGGCGCTGCGCAAGGCGGTTGCCGAGGTCAATGTGTTTGCCCGCGTCGAACCGGAGCAGAAGCTGAGGCTGGTGAAGGCGCTGCAGGACGGGGGCGAGGTCGTGGCGATGACCGGCGATGGAGTCAACGATGCCCCTGCCCTCAAGCAGGCCGACATCGGCATCGCGATGGGCGGGGGCGGGACCGAGGTGGCCAAGGAGGCCGCGGCGATGGTCCTCACCGACGACAACTTCGCGACGATCGAGGCCGCCGTCGAGGAAGGGCGCGGCATCTACGACAACATCGTCAAGTTCATCACGTGGACCATCCCGACCAACGCCGGCGAGGGGCTGGTGATCCTCGCCGCCATCCTCACCGGAACGACGCTGCCGATCACGCCGCTGCAGATCCTCTGGATCAACATGACGACCGCCATCCTGCTCGGGATGATGCTGGCCTTCGAGCCGGCCGAACGCGGCATCATGCAGCGCCCTCCGAGATCGCCGGCCGCACCGATTCTGGACAGGGTACTCGTTCAACGCATCCTGCTGGTGAGCGTACTCTTGCTGGCGGGGGCGTTCGGGCTGTTCGAGCTGTCCCTGCTGCAGGGCCACTCGTTGGCCGAGGCGCGGACGGTCGCCGTCAACGTCTTCGTGCTGGTGCAGACCGGCTACCTGTTCAATTGCCGGTCGCTCAAGGAGCCGATGTGGTCGGTCGCGCCCTTTTCCAACCCGTCGATCTGGATCGGCAGCGGCGCGATGATCGTACTGCAGATCGCCTTTACCTATGTACCTGCCTTCAACCGCATTTTCCATACGGCGCCCATCGGCTTCACGGCATGGTTACCGATTGTCGCGTTTGCCGTCGCATGCCTGGCGATCATAGAAGCCGAAAAAAAGTGGTGCGCACGGTGA
- a CDS encoding adenosylcobalamin-dependent ribonucleoside-diphosphate reductase translates to MKAERAVTVAEQAISREVLLEKYAKNGEQDVAAVRLRVARALASIEADPAASENAFYRALEAGFIPGGRINSAAGTDLSATLINCFVQPVGDSVSETVDGKPGIYPALQQAAETMRRGGGVGYNFSAIRPRGARVHGTQSRASGPVSYMRVFDRSCETVESAGSRRGAQMGVLNVDHPDIEDFIHAKDHGDLANFNLSVGVSDDFMRAIEADGDWPLAHIAEPDAALFPSGERLACGRWLYRRIKARDLWRQIMHSTYDHAEPGVLFLTRVNADNNLSYCETITSTNPCGEQPLPDYGCCDLGSVNLARFVRQPFSASANFDFEGFEQTVRVAVRMLDNVLDLTVWPLPEQAFEAAAKRRIGLGFTGLGDALILLNLRYDSDDGRQMAASLAESMRDAAYDASVDLAIEKGAFPLFDAEKYLAAPHCAGRLPATLKARIRQHGIRNSHLLSIAPTGTISLAFADNASNGIEPAFSWFYTRKKRMADGSHQEYRVEDHAWRLFRHLHGDDAPLPPAFVSALEMSALDHMKMAAAVAPFIDTAISKTVNVPADYPFDEFEHLYLEAWHAGLKGITTYRPNTVLGAVLSLPEPALGSANLSTPADAPELAGADRRLTLKTAPSPALASLKWPHRPHLADGNPSWTYMVEGEGGGFAVVVGHVDEDTPYPFECWVNGSEQERGLGAIAKTLSMDMRCRDRSWLSMKLDALARTAGDKRYLLELAGNTQFASSAAAALGKVVKHRVGELGALEKAHNDPTPVLDALIARQEPKSGPDGTLSWTVDISNAQTGDDFVLFVKELLLPGGGRRPYSIWLAGAYPRELDGLCKLLSLDMRVIDPAWIGLKLRKLLSYAEPQGDFFARVPGGEKSLSWPSTVAYLARLLIHRYAMLGLLTEDGYPVEDMGVLAPEQGELFGAVERPAALAGKTCPECGHRALIRKDGCEFCTACGHTGACG, encoded by the coding sequence GTGAAAGCCGAACGAGCCGTCACCGTCGCCGAACAGGCGATCAGCCGCGAAGTGCTGCTCGAGAAGTACGCCAAGAACGGCGAACAAGACGTCGCCGCTGTGCGTTTGCGCGTCGCGCGCGCGCTGGCGTCAATCGAAGCTGACCCGGCGGCGTCAGAAAACGCGTTCTACCGGGCACTCGAAGCCGGCTTCATCCCCGGCGGACGGATCAACTCGGCGGCCGGCACGGACCTTTCCGCCACGCTGATCAACTGCTTCGTGCAGCCGGTCGGCGACTCGGTCAGCGAGACGGTGGACGGCAAGCCCGGCATCTACCCGGCCTTGCAGCAGGCGGCCGAGACGATGCGCCGCGGCGGCGGCGTCGGTTACAACTTCAGCGCGATCAGGCCGCGCGGCGCGCGCGTGCACGGCACGCAAAGCCGCGCCAGCGGCCCCGTCTCCTATATGCGCGTGTTCGACAGGAGCTGTGAGACGGTCGAATCGGCAGGCTCCCGGCGCGGCGCGCAGATGGGCGTCTTGAACGTCGACCATCCGGACATCGAGGACTTCATCCACGCCAAGGACCACGGCGACCTCGCCAACTTCAACCTCTCGGTCGGCGTGTCCGACGACTTCATGCGCGCGATCGAGGCCGACGGCGACTGGCCGCTCGCGCATATCGCCGAGCCCGACGCGGCGCTGTTCCCTTCCGGCGAGAGGCTGGCCTGCGGCCGATGGCTGTACCGCCGCATCAAGGCGCGCGATCTGTGGCGGCAGATCATGCATTCGACCTACGACCACGCCGAGCCGGGCGTGCTGTTCCTGACTCGAGTCAACGCCGACAACAACCTGTCTTACTGCGAGACGATCACCTCAACCAACCCGTGCGGCGAGCAGCCCTTGCCCGACTACGGCTGCTGCGACCTCGGCTCGGTCAACCTCGCGCGCTTCGTGCGCCAGCCGTTTTCGGCCTCGGCCAACTTCGACTTCGAAGGTTTCGAACAGACGGTGCGCGTCGCGGTGCGCATGCTCGACAACGTACTCGACCTCACCGTGTGGCCGCTGCCCGAGCAGGCGTTTGAAGCCGCCGCCAAGCGCCGCATCGGCCTCGGCTTCACCGGCCTCGGCGACGCGCTGATCCTGTTGAACCTGCGCTACGACAGCGACGACGGCCGCCAGATGGCGGCCAGCTTGGCCGAGTCCATGCGCGACGCCGCCTACGACGCGTCGGTCGACCTTGCGATTGAGAAAGGTGCGTTCCCGCTGTTCGACGCCGAGAAGTATCTGGCCGCGCCGCACTGCGCGGGCCGGCTGCCGGCCACACTGAAGGCGCGCATCCGGCAGCACGGCATCCGCAACTCGCATCTATTGAGCATCGCGCCGACCGGCACCATCTCGCTCGCCTTCGCCGACAACGCGAGCAACGGCATCGAACCGGCGTTCTCGTGGTTCTACACGCGCAAGAAACGGATGGCCGACGGCAGCCACCAGGAGTACCGCGTCGAGGACCACGCATGGCGGCTGTTCCGCCATCTGCACGGCGACGACGCGCCGCTGCCGCCGGCCTTTGTCTCAGCGCTCGAGATGAGCGCGCTCGACCATATGAAGATGGCCGCCGCCGTCGCACCGTTCATCGACACCGCGATCTCGAAGACGGTGAACGTGCCGGCCGACTACCCATTCGACGAATTCGAACACCTCTACCTCGAAGCGTGGCACGCCGGGCTGAAAGGCATAACGACTTACCGGCCGAACACCGTGCTCGGAGCGGTGTTGTCGCTGCCCGAGCCGGCGCTAGGCTCGGCCAACCTTTCGACACCAGCCGACGCGCCCGAACTCGCCGGCGCCGACCGGCGCCTGACGCTGAAGACCGCGCCGAGCCCGGCGCTCGCCAGCCTCAAGTGGCCGCACCGGCCGCATCTGGCCGACGGCAACCCGTCGTGGACGTATATGGTCGAGGGCGAGGGCGGCGGCTTCGCGGTGGTGGTCGGCCACGTCGACGAGGATACGCCCTACCCGTTCGAATGCTGGGTCAACGGCAGCGAGCAGGAACGCGGCCTCGGCGCGATCGCCAAGACGCTGTCGATGGACATGCGCTGCCGCGACCGCAGCTGGCTTTCGATGAAGCTCGACGCGCTGGCGCGCACCGCGGGCGACAAGCGCTACCTGCTCGAGCTGGCGGGCAACACGCAGTTCGCCAGCAGCGCCGCCGCCGCGCTCGGCAAGGTGGTCAAGCACCGCGTCGGAGAGCTCGGCGCGCTCGAGAAGGCCCACAACGACCCGACGCCGGTACTCGACGCGCTGATCGCGCGCCAGGAGCCGAAGTCGGGACCGGACGGCACGCTGAGCTGGACGGTCGACATTTCAAATGCCCAGACCGGCGACGACTTCGTGCTGTTCGTGAAGGAGCTGCTGCTGCCCGGCGGCGGACGCCGCCCGTACTCGATCTGGCTCGCCGGCGCCTACCCGCGCGAACTCGACGGCCTGTGCAAGCTGTTGTCGCTCGACATGCGCGTGATCGACCCGGCGTGGATCGGGCTGAAGCTGAGGAAACTCTTGTCCTACGCCGAACCGCAGGGCGACTTCTTCGCGCGCGTGCCCGGCGGCGAAAAGTCGCTAAGCTGGCCGTCGACCGTCGCCTACCTCGCGCGACTTCTCATCCACCGCTACGCGATGCTCGGCCTGTTGACCGAGGACGGCTACCCGGTCGAGGACATGGGCGTGCTCGCGCCCGAGCAGGGCGAACTGTTCGGCGCCGTCGAACGCCCGGCCGCGCTCGCCGGCAAGACCTGCCCCGAATGCGGCCACCGCGCGCTGATCAGGAAGGACGGCTGCGAATTCTGCACCGCGTGCGGCCATACCGGCGCCTGCGGCTGA
- a CDS encoding DUF748 domain-containing protein: MNDTPSSTPAPPAHRRRRWPYVLATLLLLWLAALGVAARFAPGWIRQAAGDWAAEHGRTLTLGDISLSPWSMTLAVGDVHFADRDGRVLFKAAKVEIDAEPTSLLIGRYHAAALTLTSPETQLYRDRNGLWNWAKLASDLAGKAPPKEESELPKIAVDRLEVKDGRFTFVDETTPGTPPWQLSPLNLVLNDLTTLPAEGGYTLNAEVDGGARLAWKGAMTLQPLTSRGRIEITGMTLKRLAPALHDVAKLPDPAGMLSVKADYRFSLTGADVRLVASPFNAELKDVTLSAPQSPSRLTLKTLAVENGSLDLENRRVDIGRVRLADGSLAALRAADGTLDWQAVVPPARKIAAEKAPGAPWSLHLARVSVENIALALSDSGFARPIRYQGTLAEAGLAFDQDAGKAPVVSKIAVHLSDNLIADSGGKPLATLLDARLKDASADVDKRSIALGTLTLAAPRIEVTRDKRGRIALADAFAPARRTGPAPAKDATPAWKVIPPILDVEQGRLVWRDSSTARPVEVAIDDIGGHGSAHDDGSLSVDLAGRAGSGRAVARVEVAPNGALDAKLSLAGLPLAPFAPYALSGTPLRLGGGAIGADIAVKAAAGNWHAAGSARLTQLSLLEPGERRPLVAWRELVASGMTASGGPRLAINVAELRLDGAQARLILDEKRQLNIARLFGAKPPKPQAAPAQGEDAPAGAELWCAKPAPAPSLPAVNVKTVVVRGSELDFADLGMRPNFATRIHGLKGTINGLSTQPGRRGTVTLDGNVDRYGDAKVRGTLAPLSPTDDTDITLAFRNIPITSLNPYSMNFAGWRIDDGRLSTDLRYHLVNRQLKGENRVVINSIKLGEEVHDPDVTPLPLRLAVALLEDSDGIIDLNLPIEGSLDEPKFSYGHLVWQAIRNVIVKVVTAPFRALASLFGGEGFDAINFAPGEAGIAPPEREKLDKLAQVLEKRPRVKVSLAGGVDVGKETRELARARADRAILVAAGLKPAPDLPLPLPDLEDARIQGAVKTVYGREVGLIKFAARLVATPDNRDRYVRLRDEIIAAQKVDAAALRALARARGDAAYKALIGRNAALKDRVTLAEPQTVKADAEGVPLVVKLDATAAEPGSANVPATAGATPAK; encoded by the coding sequence ATGAACGACACCCCCTCCTCCACGCCCGCCCCTCCTGCCCACCGTCGGCGACGCTGGCCCTATGTACTCGCCACCCTGCTCCTTCTCTGGCTCGCCGCGCTCGGCGTCGCCGCCCGTTTCGCCCCCGGCTGGATCCGCCAGGCGGCCGGCGACTGGGCCGCCGAACACGGCCGTACGCTGACGCTCGGCGACATCTCGCTGTCGCCGTGGAGCATGACGCTCGCCGTCGGCGACGTCCATTTCGCCGACCGCGACGGCCGCGTGCTGTTCAAGGCGGCCAAGGTCGAGATCGACGCCGAACCGACCTCGCTGTTGATCGGCCGCTACCACGCCGCCGCGCTGACGCTGACCTCGCCCGAAACCCAGCTCTACCGCGACCGAAACGGCCTGTGGAACTGGGCGAAGCTCGCCAGCGACCTCGCCGGCAAGGCGCCGCCGAAGGAGGAATCCGAACTGCCGAAGATCGCCGTCGACCGGCTCGAGGTCAAGGACGGCCGCTTCACCTTCGTCGACGAGACGACGCCCGGCACGCCGCCGTGGCAGTTGTCGCCGCTGAACCTGGTGCTCAACGACCTGACGACCTTGCCGGCAGAGGGCGGCTACACACTGAACGCCGAGGTCGACGGCGGCGCGCGCTTGGCGTGGAAGGGAGCGATGACGCTGCAACCCTTGACCTCGCGCGGCCGGATCGAAATCACCGGCATGACCCTCAAACGCCTCGCGCCGGCCTTGCACGACGTGGCCAAGCTGCCCGATCCGGCCGGCATGCTGTCGGTCAAGGCCGACTACCGTTTCAGCCTGACAGGCGCTGATGTGCGCCTCGTCGCGTCGCCGTTCAACGCCGAGCTCAAGGACGTGACGCTCTCTGCGCCGCAAAGCCCGAGCCGGCTGACGCTCAAGACGTTGGCCGTCGAGAACGGCTCGCTCGACCTGGAAAACCGCCGCGTCGACATCGGCCGCGTGCGTCTGGCCGACGGCAGCCTCGCCGCGCTGCGCGCCGCCGATGGCACGCTCGACTGGCAGGCCGTCGTCCCGCCGGCAAGAAAGATCGCCGCCGAGAAAGCGCCGGGCGCACCGTGGTCGCTGCACCTGGCCCGGGTGTCGGTGGAGAACATCGCGCTGGCGTTGAGCGACTCGGGCTTCGCACGGCCGATCCGCTACCAAGGCACGTTGGCCGAGGCCGGCCTCGCCTTCGACCAGGACGCCGGCAAGGCGCCGGTGGTATCGAAGATCGCCGTCCACCTTTCGGACAACCTCATCGCTGACAGCGGCGGCAAGCCGCTCGCCACGCTGCTCGACGCACGGCTCAAGGACGCCAGCGCGGACGTCGACAAGCGCAGCATCGCACTCGGCACGCTGACGCTTGCCGCGCCGCGCATCGAGGTGACGCGCGACAAGCGCGGCCGCATCGCGCTCGCCGACGCCTTCGCACCGGCCCGCCGCACCGGTCCTGCACCGGCCAAGGACGCTACCCCGGCGTGGAAGGTGATCCCGCCGATACTCGACGTCGAGCAGGGAAGGCTCGTGTGGCGCGACAGCAGCACCGCGCGCCCGGTCGAGGTCGCGATCGACGACATCGGCGGTCACGGCAGCGCGCACGACGACGGCTCGCTGTCGGTAGACCTGGCCGGCCGCGCCGGCAGCGGCCGCGCGGTCGCCCGGGTCGAGGTCGCGCCAAACGGCGCCCTCGACGCCAAACTGTCGCTCGCCGGCCTGCCGCTGGCGCCGTTCGCGCCTTACGCGCTGTCGGGCACGCCGCTGCGCCTGGGCGGCGGCGCGATCGGTGCCGACATAGCGGTCAAGGCCGCCGCCGGCAACTGGCACGCGGCCGGCAGCGCACGGCTGACGCAGCTGTCGCTGCTCGAACCGGGCGAGCGCCGGCCGCTGGTCGCCTGGCGCGAGCTGGTCGCCAGCGGCATGACGGCCAGCGGCGGGCCCCGCCTCGCGATCAACGTCGCCGAGCTCCGCCTCGACGGCGCGCAGGCGCGGCTGATCCTCGACGAGAAGCGCCAGCTCAATATCGCGCGCCTGTTCGGCGCCAAGCCGCCCAAGCCGCAAGCCGCGCCGGCACAGGGCGAGGACGCACCGGCCGGCGCCGAGCTGTGGTGCGCGAAGCCGGCGCCGGCGCCGTCGCTGCCGGCGGTCAACGTCAAGACCGTCGTCGTGCGCGGCAGCGAACTCGACTTCGCCGACCTCGGCATGCGCCCGAACTTCGCGACGCGCATCCACGGCCTGAAGGGCACGATCAACGGCCTGTCGACGCAGCCCGGCCGGCGCGGCACGGTCACGCTCGACGGCAACGTCGACCGCTACGGCGACGCCAAGGTGCGCGGCACGCTCGCGCCCTTGTCGCCGACCGACGACACCGACATCACGTTGGCCTTCCGCAACATCCCGATCACCAGCCTCAACCCTTATTCGATGAACTTCGCCGGCTGGCGCATCGACGACGGCCGGCTGTCGACCGACCTGCGCTACCACCTCGTCAACCGCCAGCTCAAGGGCGAAAACCGCGTGGTGATCAATTCGATCAAGCTCGGCGAGGAGGTGCACGACCCTGACGTCACGCCGCTGCCCTTGCGGCTCGCGGTCGCGCTCTTGGAAGACAGCGACGGCATCATCGACCTCAACCTGCCCATCGAGGGCAGCCTCGACGAGCCGAAGTTCAGCTACGGCCACCTGGTGTGGCAGGCGATCAGGAACGTCATCGTCAAGGTGGTCACCGCGCCGTTCCGTGCGCTGGCGTCGCTGTTCGGCGGCGAAGGCTTCGACGCGATCAACTTTGCGCCGGGCGAAGCCGGCATCGCGCCGCCCGAACGCGAGAAGCTCGACAAGCTCGCGCAGGTGCTGGAGAAACGGCCGCGCGTGAAGGTCAGCCTCGCCGGCGGCGTCGACGTCGGCAAGGAAACGCGCGAACTGGCACGCGCGCGCGCCGACCGCGCCATCCTCGTCGCCGCCGGCCTCAAGCCCGCGCCCGACCTGCCGCTGCCGCTGCCCGACCTCGAAGACGCGCGCATCCAGGGCGCGGTGAAGACGGTGTACGGCCGCGAGGTCGGCCTGATCAAGTTCGCCGCGCGCCTCGTGGCCACGCCCGACAACCGCGACCGCTACGTGCGCCTGCGCGACGAGATCATCGCCGCGCAGAAGGTCGACGCGGCGGCACTCAGGGCGCTGGCGCGCGCGCGCGGCGACGCGGCTTACAAGGCGCTCATCGGCAGGAACGCAGCGCTGAAAGACCGCGTGACCTTGGCCGAGCCGCAGACGGTGAAGGCCGACGCCGAAGGCGTGCCGCTGGTGGTGAAGCTCGACGCGACGGCCGCGGAGCCAGGCTCGGCCAACGTGCCGGCCACCGCGGGCGCCACACCAGCTAAATAA
- the earP gene encoding elongation factor P maturation arginine rhamnosyltransferase EarP has protein sequence MTDSTRPAACWDLFCTVIDNFGDIGVAWRLARQLADEYRLPLRLWVDDLESFARIEARLDPDLDAQTIAGVEIRRWTPGSAQLGAGVEPGEVVIEAFGCRLPDDFLATMAACDPAPLWLNLEYLSAEAWVDDCHGMASPHPRLPLTQYFYFPGFTETSGGLIGERDLPARRDAFLADTAGLDAYWASLGLPPRVENEMRISLFSYETPSLASLTDAWAASIAPVTVLVPEGRALAELRRVLGQPLEVPGGVARRGALAVHALAMTDQAGYDRLLWACDFNIVRGEDSFLRAQWAARPFLWHIYRQDEGAHLEKLDAFLERYTQGLAEPAAAALTALSRAFNRDEEVGDAWRAFGKRREALAFHAHDWAEKQAAAGDLAGRLVQFVQNRLK, from the coding sequence ATGACTGATTCTACCCGTCCTGCCGCCTGCTGGGACCTGTTCTGCACCGTGATCGACAACTTCGGCGACATCGGTGTCGCCTGGCGGCTGGCGCGCCAGCTGGCCGACGAATACCGGCTGCCGCTGAGGCTGTGGGTCGACGACCTGGAAAGCTTCGCTCGCATCGAGGCGAGGCTCGATCCGGATCTCGACGCGCAGACGATCGCCGGCGTCGAGATCCGGCGCTGGACGCCGGGCTCGGCCCAGCTCGGCGCCGGCGTCGAACCGGGCGAGGTCGTCATCGAGGCGTTCGGCTGCCGCTTGCCGGACGACTTTCTCGCGACGATGGCGGCGTGCGACCCGGCGCCCTTGTGGCTGAACCTCGAATACCTGTCAGCCGAGGCGTGGGTCGACGACTGCCACGGCATGGCGTCGCCACACCCGCGGTTGCCGTTGACGCAGTATTTCTATTTCCCCGGTTTCACCGAGACGAGCGGCGGGCTGATCGGCGAGCGCGACCTGCCGGCGCGACGCGACGCCTTCCTCGCGGATACGGCCGGGCTCGACGCGTATTGGGCGTCGCTCGGCCTGCCGCCGCGCGTAGAGAACGAGATGCGCATCAGCCTGTTCAGCTACGAGACGCCGTCTCTGGCGAGCCTCACAGACGCGTGGGCGGCGAGCATTGCGCCGGTCACCGTGCTGGTGCCGGAAGGCCGCGCCTTGGCCGAACTGCGCCGGGTGCTCGGCCAACCTTTGGAGGTGCCCGGCGGCGTCGCGCGGCGCGGCGCGCTGGCGGTCCACGCACTGGCGATGACCGACCAGGCCGGCTACGACCGGCTGTTGTGGGCATGCGACTTCAACATCGTGCGCGGCGAGGATTCCTTCCTGCGCGCGCAGTGGGCGGCGCGGCCTTTCCTGTGGCACATCTACCGCCAGGACGAGGGCGCGCATCTGGAAAAGCTCGACGCCTTTCTCGAGCGCTACACACAAGGGTTGGCCGAGCCCGCCGCCGCCGCGCTGACCGCGCTGTCGCGCGCTTTCAACCGCGACGAGGAGGTCGGCGACGCGTGGCGCGCGTTCGGAAAACGGCGCGAGGCGCTCGCGTTTCACGCGCACGACTGGGCCGAAAAACAGGCCGCGGCGGGCGACCTCGCCGGCCGGCTGGTGCAATTCGTACAAAACCGGCTAAAATAG
- the efp gene encoding elongation factor P, with translation MKTAQELRPGNVFMLGSDPMVVQKAEFSKSGRNSSVVKMKMKNLLTGSASEAVYKADEKFDVVVLERVECTYSYFADPMYVFMDTEFNQYEVEAENLGDVLNYLIDGMEDVCEVTFYNGKAISVELPTTVVREVEYTEPAVRGDTSGKVLKPARLKGTTFELPVAAFVEIGDRIEIDTRTGEFKKRA, from the coding sequence ATGAAAACCGCACAGGAACTCCGCCCAGGCAACGTATTCATGCTGGGTAGCGACCCGATGGTCGTGCAGAAGGCAGAATTCAGCAAATCCGGCCGCAACTCTTCCGTTGTCAAAATGAAGATGAAGAACCTGCTGACCGGCAGCGCTTCCGAAGCCGTCTACAAGGCCGACGAAAAATTCGACGTGGTGGTGCTCGAGCGCGTGGAATGTACCTATAGCTACTTCGCCGACCCGATGTACGTGTTCATGGACACCGAGTTCAACCAGTACGAAGTCGAAGCCGAAAACCTCGGCGACGTGCTGAACTATCTGATCGACGGCATGGAAGACGTCTGCGAAGTGACCTTCTACAATGGCAAGGCGATCTCGGTCGAACTGCCGACCACCGTCGTGCGCGAAGTGGAATATACCGAGCCGGCCGTGCGCGGCGACACCTCGGGCAAGGTGCTGAAGCCGGCCCGCCTGAAAGGCACCACCTTCGAACTGCCGGTGGCCGCCTTCGTCGAAATCGGCGACCGCATCGAGATCGACACCCGTACCGGCGAATTCAAGAAGCGCGCGTAA